In bacterium, the sequence GAGCGGTACAACAGCACAAGTTCGGAAGCGGTTGACGGAGGTAGGTGGGCGTACGGCCCAAGACCTCGGATTGGGCCGCATTGTCGGACAGATTCTGATCCATCTCTACCTCACCCCAGGAGAAAGATCGCTGGAAGATATCGCCAAAGATCTGGAACTCAGTAAAGCTGCCGTCAGTATCGCGGCCCGCCAACTCGAAAGCCTCGGACTCCTACGCCGTTCCTGGAAATCCGGGGATCGGAAAACCTATTATCGAACCGCCGATGACATTGCGACAGCCCTTCACCAGGGACTTCTGATCATGGTACGCAACAAGATGAGCCTCCTGGCGACAGAACTTCAGCAGGCTGAAACTGAACTAAAGACGGGAGACGCCGGCAAAGAATCTGAGTTCATACTGGGCCGAGTCAAACGAGCCAGCAAGCTTCGTGACACAGCCATGGGTTTACTTGAAAACCCGCTGATCAAGTTGTTAACTCGGATGGGATAATTTATTTTGGATTGCGGCGGCTCGCCGCCGTTTTTGCAACATTTTGCCAGACTGTGGCGCATAATTAACAGGGACGAAGTCTGCCCGGAAACGGTTTTCTTCATAACAACCCAGCAACCTGACACCTTAACAACGCTCCCCTTCCCCATGCAACGAACCCACATACGTGCCAATCAACCCTGGTGGAAAATCAACTGGAGAGAACTCCTTGATTATCGTGATCTCTTCTGGATGACCGTCCAACGGGATTTGACGTCTATCTACAAACAAAGCGTTCTGGGTCCCCTCTGGTTCATTATTCAACCTGTACTGACAACCGTTGTCTTCACCCTGATATTTGGGAACTTCGCCAAGATAAGCACCGACGGCCTCCCCCCCTTTCTTTTCTACATGAGTGGGCTGGTTCTCTGGAACTATTTCCAAGGGGTACTAAACGGAGCCGCCTCCGCCCTGATGAGCAACGCGGGCATCATGAAAAAGGTATACTTTCCCAGGTTGCTTCCCCCGCTCTCCTCGGTGGTCACTTATTTGGGGCATTTCCTGATAAATTTTACAGTTTTCATTGGGTTCTTCATCTATTTTATAGCCAAGGGAAGCCATATCCAGCCATCGTGGTGGATACTCATCCTCCCTGTGCTCGTGTTACATTGTGCCTGTGTGGGCCTGGGGGCAGGATTGTGGCTTTCAAGTATGACGATCAAATACCGTGACGTCACCTTTGCCCTCCCCTTTCTGACTCAGCTCTGGATGTATGCCACCCCCATCATCTATCCCTCCAGCGAAGTTTCAGCCAAATGGAAATGGGTCATTGCCGTCAACCCCATGGCTGGCGTCATCGAATTGAATCGATTTGCATTCCTAGGCGCGGGATCTCCTGACCGGATGATACTGCTTGTCAGCTTTCTGGTAGGAATCATCTTGTTAATCAGTGGCCTCTTTGTTTTCAACCGTGCGCAACGCACCTTTGTGGATACCATCTGAACCATGACTGAACCCGCCATAACCGTCAGAGGGCTTTCAAAACGCTACCGCTTGGGAGCCATCAATCGTCATACCTTGAGCGATGAAATCACGTATCTTTACCATAAGTTCCGTGGCCGAAATGCAGCCGAGCATATGGGAACGATTAAGGCCCACAGTACCCAAGCGGCAAAGAAACCTCAAGGTCCGCAGGATTTTTGGGCGCTTAAGGATGTCACCTTCGACGTACAACCCGGAGAAATCATCGGGATCGTCGGAGGAAATGGCGCAGGGAAATCAACGCTCCTGAAGATCCTCAGCCGGATCACAGAACCTACGGCGGGGGAGGCTTACATTAACGGCCGAGTCGGCTCACTGCTCGAAGTGGGAACCGGCTTTCATCCGGAATTAACGGGCCGTGAAAACATTTTTTTGAGCGGCACCATTCAAGGAATGAAAAAAACTGAAATTATAAGGAAGTTTGATGAAATTGTCGCATTTTCTGAAATTGATCAGTTCTTAGATACCCCCGTCAAACGATACTCATCAGGCATGTTTGTACGACTAGCCTTTGCCGTCGCAGCTCACTTAGATCCGGAAATTCTCATTGTAGACGAAGTCCTCGCGGTTGGAGATGCGGCTTTCCAAAAAAAATGCTTAGGAAAAATGAGTGATGTCGCCAAAATGGGGCGTACCATTCTTTTCGTAAGCCACAATATGGCTGCAGTTGAGCATCTCTGCACACATGGCCTCTGGCTTGATCACGGCAAGGTGAGAATGATCGATAAAACCCAAATAATCATTGACCATTACCTGAGTTCTATACAGGAAATCATGAAAACGACCTCACTCCGCGACCGCACGGATCGGCACGGCACAGGGCGAGCCCGCGTCATAGACTTTTTCATTACAGATGCAGCCGGAAAACGGCAGGTCATACTCCGTCCTGGCAACACTTACCACTTCACTTTGGACTGCGAATTGATGATCTCCATTCCGCACCTCCAGAATGTTGTTATTTCAATCTCCCTTAATGATCTCCGTAATGAGACAGTATGGCTGATCAGCTCCAAGTTCAGCCACGAGAACCAGACCTTGTCCCCATTAACTCGAATCGAATGCTCTGTCCATGACTTTGCTGTGGCCGAGGGGATCTACAGCGCCACCGTTTATCTTGGGCAAAGCGATGTCGAGCCCCTTGACCTGATTACGAACGTCGCTGAAATCAGGGTTGAAGGGGGTAATTTTTTTGGAACCGGCTCAAAGGGAGAGCCAGCCCTATGCAAAACGCTAACCCGCGCATCTTGGAAAAGCACAACCTAAAAAAGGCTGCGCTTACTCTTGCATTAGTGCAAATGCACGGACTACATCACCTGACCCGCAATTTCATACATGAAACTCTCCATCATCACCATTAACCTGAACCATGCCGATGGCTTGGAAAAAACAGTAAAAAGTGTGATTGGTCAAACGTTCAAGGATTTTGAGTTCATTGTGATTGACGGTGGCAGCAAGGACAGCAGCCTTGACGTCATCCGCGCTTATGCCGATCTCATTACCCGGTGGGTCTCGGAACCTGACACCGGAATTTACAACGCCATGAACAAGGGTCTGCATCTGGCTCAAGGGGAGTATGTTTATTTCCTCAACAGCGGTGACCAGTTTTACTCCCCGTTGGTTC encodes:
- a CDS encoding MarR family transcriptional regulator, which translates into the protein MSGTTAQVRKRLTEVGGRTAQDLGLGRIVGQILIHLYLTPGERSLEDIAKDLELSKAAVSIAARQLESLGLLRRSWKSGDRKTYYRTADDIATALHQGLLIMVRNKMSLLATELQQAETELKTGDAGKESEFILGRVKRASKLRDTAMGLLENPLIKLLTRMG
- a CDS encoding ABC transporter permease, coding for MQRTHIRANQPWWKINWRELLDYRDLFWMTVQRDLTSIYKQSVLGPLWFIIQPVLTTVVFTLIFGNFAKISTDGLPPFLFYMSGLVLWNYFQGVLNGAASALMSNAGIMKKVYFPRLLPPLSSVVTYLGHFLINFTVFIGFFIYFIAKGSHIQPSWWILILPVLVLHCACVGLGAGLWLSSMTIKYRDVTFALPFLTQLWMYATPIIYPSSEVSAKWKWVIAVNPMAGVIELNRFAFLGAGSPDRMILLVSFLVGIILLISGLFVFNRAQRTFVDTI
- a CDS encoding ABC transporter ATP-binding protein, coding for MTEPAITVRGLSKRYRLGAINRHTLSDEITYLYHKFRGRNAAEHMGTIKAHSTQAAKKPQGPQDFWALKDVTFDVQPGEIIGIVGGNGAGKSTLLKILSRITEPTAGEAYINGRVGSLLEVGTGFHPELTGRENIFLSGTIQGMKKTEIIRKFDEIVAFSEIDQFLDTPVKRYSSGMFVRLAFAVAAHLDPEILIVDEVLAVGDAAFQKKCLGKMSDVAKMGRTILFVSHNMAAVEHLCTHGLWLDHGKVRMIDKTQIIIDHYLSSIQEIMKTTSLRDRTDRHGTGRARVIDFFITDAAGKRQVILRPGNTYHFTLDCELMISIPHLQNVVISISLNDLRNETVWLISSKFSHENQTLSPLTRIECSVHDFAVAEGIYSATVYLGQSDVEPLDLITNVAEIRVEGGNFFGTGSKGEPALCKTLTRASWKSTT